In Phragmites australis chromosome 16, lpPhrAust1.1, whole genome shotgun sequence, one DNA window encodes the following:
- the LOC133896037 gene encoding uncharacterized protein LOC133896037, whose protein sequence is MTLVRKLATLLRVERKKIFWMSKLLDTKNVKADEMMGCLLEVLNRLSDPREWPNLGLNCLGLFEGDMDFGIAIVFLHMITELHLNEYPCSDVVAADTATGDINVLVAECRKLSRYMMYLLVTHPTLLPLNISSVDALKRFQNLPEDDIGTHLQNLYPQPGKETLEEIKEVWIRLIIYAAFKSRPDIHMAQLARGGEFLTFVWLFLAKNGFGSHFNDTKIELIRGVRGPSARMVYAIDTSR, encoded by the coding sequence ATGACCTTGGTCAGAAAGTTGGCGACATTATTGCGTGTTGAaaggaagaaaatattttggATGAGCAAACTGTTAGACACGAAGAACGTCAAGGCTGACGAAATGATGGGGTGTCTCTTAGAGGTACTTAATCGCTTATCGGATCCCAGAGAATGGCCAAATCTTGGTCTTAATTGTTTAGGACTATTTGAGGGAGACATGGATTTTGGTATTGCTATTGTCTTTCTGCATATGATCACAGAGTTACACCTGAATGAATACCCTTGTTCGGATGTTGTAGCAGCAGATACTGCAACAGGAGATATCAATGTTTTAGTGGCGGAATGCCGGAAGCTGTCCCGCTACATGATGTACCTCTTGGTTACCCACCCTACGCTGCTGCCTCTCAATATTAGTTCGGTCGATGCACTGAAACGGTTCCAAAATCTTCCAGAGGATGACATCGGGACTCACCTCCAAAATTTATATCCCCAGCCTGGCAAGGAAACACTAGAGGAGATCAAGGAGGTGTGGATACGGCTCATCATCTACGCCGCCTTCAAGTCACGGCCGGACATCCACATGGCGCAGCTGGCCAGAGGAGGGGAGTTCCTCACCTTCGTCTGGTTGTTCCTGGCCAAAAACGGCTTTGGGTCTCATTTCAATGACACCAAGATCGAGCTTATTAGGGGCGTTAGGGGGCCCAGTGCTCGTATGGTCTATGCCATAGATACATCTCGATGA